The proteins below come from a single Tachysurus fulvidraco isolate hzauxx_2018 chromosome 26, HZAU_PFXX_2.0, whole genome shotgun sequence genomic window:
- the pkn3 gene encoding serine/threonine-protein kinase N2 isoform X2 — MAGVTLQAGCLRSLPEGDLLDPVFQQQLEDARSLLRQEIQRELKIKEAAERLRRAVTNKKSAADVEGQLRASTRKLEQLHWELQELNARAMATERETTTDTAISPDPCHWEDSTSPLGSRVRTLRKQLNMELKVKQGAENIIQMYASCSVKDRKMLSTAQQMLQDSRTKIELLRMQIVKVTQAREGEREASETEGRPSETISPLELRMEELRHHLRIEAAVAEGAKNVVRQLGGRRVQDRRALAEAQARLQESSQKLDLLRLSLERRLMELPPDHPKLADIKAELTMGTSPILGLQRDRQRSTPSASSSSFFKPASLTGRLEVRLMGCQDLLESVPGRSRVACASSSPSSPSEAKSLRMRTGLSTRSTNGKMAKSDEMSTEISAVLKVDNRMVGRTNWRPVGKEAWDQSFTIELERSRELEIGVSWRDWRALCAVKFLRLEDFLDNQRHGMCLYLEPQGTLFTEVRFTNPVIERHPKLQRQKRIFPKEKGKNFLRAAQMNMNFATWGRLMMSVLPPCSSTITAMSPPLAATDLPSPPPLQQPDLTSPPSAEKNSTSTPPPTGDSAVVKLNFSEERPPKPPRLYLTKAESPESMNLKGNQAECRGRAVLQPIPKQTHELQMDDFSCISVLGRGHFGKVLLAEYKSTGKLYAIKALKKGDVVTRDEVDSLMCEKRIFETINASRHPFLVNLHGCFQTSDHVCFVMEYSPGGDLMTHIHSSIFTERQARFYAACVLLGLEFLHQNKIVYRDLKLDNLLMDADGFVRIADFGLCKEGMGHGDRTSTFCGTPEFLAPEVLTDSTYTRAVDWWGLGVLIYEMLVGESPFPGDDEEEVFDSIVNDEVRYPRFLSPESVSIVQKLLQKNPEKRLGAGEQDANEVKRHRFFQGVDWEALLAKRVKPPFLPSIKALSDVSNFDEEFTRLKPVLTPPHTPFFLTAEQQEIFADFDFSSLH, encoded by the exons atggcCGGTGTGACACTTCAG GCTGGCTGCTTGCGGAGTCTTCCTGAGGGCGACCTTCTTGACCCGGTGTTCCAACAGCAGCTTGAAGACGCCCGGTCCCTACTGAGGCAGGAGATCCAGCGAGAACTGAAGATCAAGGAGGCAGCGGAGCGGCTGCGGCGTGCTGTCACCAACAAGAAGAGTGCCGCTGATGTGGAGGGTCAACTACGCGCCTCAACTCGCAAACTGGAGCAGCTTCACTGGGAGCTTCAGGAGCTGAATGCACGTGCCAtggctacagagagagagaccaccaCAG ATACTGCCATTTCTCCTGACCCATGCCACTGGGAGGACTCCACGTCTCCTTTGGGCAGTCGCGTTCGCACCCTGAGGAAGCAGCTGAACATGGAGCTGAAGGTGAAGCAAGGAGCTGAGAACATCATCCAGATGTATGCCAGCTGTTCAGTGAAG GACCGAAAGATGCTGTCCACAGCCCAGCAGATGCTGCAGGACAGTAGGACTAAAATTGAGCTGCTGCGCATGCAGATTGTTAAAGTGACTCAGGCCAGAGAGGGTGAGCGCGAGGCCTCCGAAACAGAAG GTCGTCCTTCGGAGACCATCAGCCCCCTGGAGCTGAGAATGGAGGAGCTTCGGCACCATCTGAGGATCGAGGCTGCAGTAGCTGAAGGGGCCAAGAACGTGGTGAGGCAGCTCGGAGGTCGCAGAGTTCAAGACCGACGCGCCCTGGCTGAG GCTCAAGCTCGCCTGCAAGAGTCCTCTCAGAAGCTGGATCTTCTGCGTTTGTCTTTGGAGCGGAGGCTGATGGAGCTTCCTCCAGATCACCCCAAACTGGCTGACATTAAAGCGGAGCTGACCATGGGGACCTCACCTATCCTGGGGCTGCAGAGGGACCGTCAGCGCTCTACGCCATCTGCTTCCTCATCTTCGTTCTTCAAACCTGCAAGTCTTACag GTCGGCTGGAAGTCAGATTAATGGGCTGTCAGGATCTGTTGGAATCTGTGCCAGGCCGCTCTCGCGTGGCCTGTGCTTCCTCCTCCCCCAGCAGCCCCTCTGAAGCCAAGTCCCTAAGAATGAGGACTGGCCTGTCCACACGCAGCACCAATGGCAAGATGGCCAAAAGCGATGAAATGTCCA CGGAAATCAGCGCAGTGTTGAAGGTGGATAACCGGATGGTTGGTCGAACTAACTGGCGGCCTGTGGGCAAAGAAGCCTGGGACCAAAGCTTCACCATTGAACTGGAGAGG TCCCGGGAGCTGGAGATCGGTGTGTCTTGGCGGGATTGGAGAGCTTTGTGTGCTGTGAAGTTCCTGCGCTTGGAAGATTTTCTGGATAACCAGCGGCATGGCATGTGCCTTTATTTGGAACCACAAGGCACACTGTTCACCGAG GTGAGATTCACCAACCCTGTTATCGAGCGGCACCCGAAGCTACAGCGGCAGAAGCGTATATTCCCCAAAGAGAAAG GTAAAAACTTCTTGCGGGCTGCGCAGATGAACATGAACTTTGCCACGTGGGGCCGCCTGATGATGAGCGTGTTACCACCGTGCAGCAGCACCATTACTGCTATGAGCCCCCCGCTGGCCGCCACTGACCTGCCCTCTCCACCACCACTCCAACAACCTGATCTTACTTCCCCTCCATCTGCAGAAAAAAACTCCACTTCCACCCCTCCTCCAACAGG AGACTCGGCAGTTGTCAAACTAAACTTCAGCGAGGAGCGACCTCCCAAACCCCCTCGTCTCTATCTGACAAAGGCAGAGAGCCCAGAGTCCATG AACTTAAAGGGCAACCAAGCTGAATGCAGAGGGAGAGCTGTGCTGCAACCCATTCCTAA GCAAACACACGAGCTGCAGATGGATGATTTCAGCTGTATCTCTGTCCTTGGCAGAGGCCACTTTGGAAAG gtgCTCCTAGCAGAGTATAAGAGCACAGGGAAGTTGTATGCCATAAAAGCCTTGAAGAAAGGCGATGTGGTGACACGTGATGAAGTTGACAG TCTAATGTGTGAGAAGAGGATTTTTGAGACCATCAATGCATCCAGGCACCCATTTCTTGTCAACCTTCACGGTTGCTTCCAGACATCTGACCACGTGTGCTTTGTTATGGAATACTCACCTGGAGGTGACCtgatgacacacatacactccagCATCTTCACTGAACGCCAGGCCCG ATTTTATGCTGCCTGTGTACTCCTGGGTCTCGAGTTTCTGCACCAGAACAAAATTGTTTATCG GGACCTGAAACTTGACAATCTGTTGATGGACGCTGACGGCTTTGTGAGAATAGCAGATTTTGGACTTTGCAAAGAAG GTATGGGACACGGTGACCGGACATCCACCTTTTGTGGAACTCCAGAGTTCTTGGCCCCTGAGGTTTTGACAGACAGCACATATACCCGCGCTGTGGACTGGTGGGGTCTCGGCGTACTCATCTACGAGATGCTAGTGGGAGAG tctcccTTCCCaggtgatgatgaggaggaagtGTTTGACAGCATAGTGAATGATGAAGTGCGTTACCCCAGGTTTCTCTCCCCCGAATCGGTCTCTATCGTTCAGAAG CTTCTGCAGAAAAACCCAGAAAAACGTCTCGGTGCTGGAGAGCAGGACGCTAACGAGGTGAAAAGACACAGGTTCTTTCAG GGAGTGGACTGGGAAGCCTTACTAGCCAAGCGAGTGAAGCCTCCGTTCCTGCCGAGCATCAAAGCTCTGAGTGACGTGAGCAACTTTGACGAGGAGTTCACGCGCCTAAAGCCCGTGCttacccctccacacacacccttcttCCTCACAGCCGAGCAGCAGGAGATATTTGCAGATTTCGACTTCTCTTCACTTCACTGA
- the pkn3 gene encoding serine/threonine-protein kinase N2 isoform X1, which translates to MAGVTLQAGCLRSLPEGDLLDPVFQQQLEDARSLLRQEIQRELKIKEAAERLRRAVTNKKSAADVEGQLRASTRKLEQLHWELQELNARAMATERETTTDTAISPDPCHWEDSTSPLGSRVRTLRKQLNMELKVKQGAENIIQMYASCSVKDRKMLSTAQQMLQDSRTKIELLRMQIVKVTQAREGEREASETEARALSGRPSETISPLELRMEELRHHLRIEAAVAEGAKNVVRQLGGRRVQDRRALAEAQARLQESSQKLDLLRLSLERRLMELPPDHPKLADIKAELTMGTSPILGLQRDRQRSTPSASSSSFFKPASLTGRLEVRLMGCQDLLESVPGRSRVACASSSPSSPSEAKSLRMRTGLSTRSTNGKMAKSDEMSTEISAVLKVDNRMVGRTNWRPVGKEAWDQSFTIELERSRELEIGVSWRDWRALCAVKFLRLEDFLDNQRHGMCLYLEPQGTLFTEVRFTNPVIERHPKLQRQKRIFPKEKGKNFLRAAQMNMNFATWGRLMMSVLPPCSSTITAMSPPLAATDLPSPPPLQQPDLTSPPSAEKNSTSTPPPTGDSAVVKLNFSEERPPKPPRLYLTKAESPESMNLKGNQAECRGRAVLQPIPKQTHELQMDDFSCISVLGRGHFGKVLLAEYKSTGKLYAIKALKKGDVVTRDEVDSLMCEKRIFETINASRHPFLVNLHGCFQTSDHVCFVMEYSPGGDLMTHIHSSIFTERQARFYAACVLLGLEFLHQNKIVYRDLKLDNLLMDADGFVRIADFGLCKEGMGHGDRTSTFCGTPEFLAPEVLTDSTYTRAVDWWGLGVLIYEMLVGESPFPGDDEEEVFDSIVNDEVRYPRFLSPESVSIVQKLLQKNPEKRLGAGEQDANEVKRHRFFQGVDWEALLAKRVKPPFLPSIKALSDVSNFDEEFTRLKPVLTPPHTPFFLTAEQQEIFADFDFSSLH; encoded by the exons atggcCGGTGTGACACTTCAG GCTGGCTGCTTGCGGAGTCTTCCTGAGGGCGACCTTCTTGACCCGGTGTTCCAACAGCAGCTTGAAGACGCCCGGTCCCTACTGAGGCAGGAGATCCAGCGAGAACTGAAGATCAAGGAGGCAGCGGAGCGGCTGCGGCGTGCTGTCACCAACAAGAAGAGTGCCGCTGATGTGGAGGGTCAACTACGCGCCTCAACTCGCAAACTGGAGCAGCTTCACTGGGAGCTTCAGGAGCTGAATGCACGTGCCAtggctacagagagagagaccaccaCAG ATACTGCCATTTCTCCTGACCCATGCCACTGGGAGGACTCCACGTCTCCTTTGGGCAGTCGCGTTCGCACCCTGAGGAAGCAGCTGAACATGGAGCTGAAGGTGAAGCAAGGAGCTGAGAACATCATCCAGATGTATGCCAGCTGTTCAGTGAAG GACCGAAAGATGCTGTCCACAGCCCAGCAGATGCTGCAGGACAGTAGGACTAAAATTGAGCTGCTGCGCATGCAGATTGTTAAAGTGACTCAGGCCAGAGAGGGTGAGCGCGAGGCCTCCGAAACAGAAG CCCGTGCGCTCTCAGGTCGTCCTTCGGAGACCATCAGCCCCCTGGAGCTGAGAATGGAGGAGCTTCGGCACCATCTGAGGATCGAGGCTGCAGTAGCTGAAGGGGCCAAGAACGTGGTGAGGCAGCTCGGAGGTCGCAGAGTTCAAGACCGACGCGCCCTGGCTGAG GCTCAAGCTCGCCTGCAAGAGTCCTCTCAGAAGCTGGATCTTCTGCGTTTGTCTTTGGAGCGGAGGCTGATGGAGCTTCCTCCAGATCACCCCAAACTGGCTGACATTAAAGCGGAGCTGACCATGGGGACCTCACCTATCCTGGGGCTGCAGAGGGACCGTCAGCGCTCTACGCCATCTGCTTCCTCATCTTCGTTCTTCAAACCTGCAAGTCTTACag GTCGGCTGGAAGTCAGATTAATGGGCTGTCAGGATCTGTTGGAATCTGTGCCAGGCCGCTCTCGCGTGGCCTGTGCTTCCTCCTCCCCCAGCAGCCCCTCTGAAGCCAAGTCCCTAAGAATGAGGACTGGCCTGTCCACACGCAGCACCAATGGCAAGATGGCCAAAAGCGATGAAATGTCCA CGGAAATCAGCGCAGTGTTGAAGGTGGATAACCGGATGGTTGGTCGAACTAACTGGCGGCCTGTGGGCAAAGAAGCCTGGGACCAAAGCTTCACCATTGAACTGGAGAGG TCCCGGGAGCTGGAGATCGGTGTGTCTTGGCGGGATTGGAGAGCTTTGTGTGCTGTGAAGTTCCTGCGCTTGGAAGATTTTCTGGATAACCAGCGGCATGGCATGTGCCTTTATTTGGAACCACAAGGCACACTGTTCACCGAG GTGAGATTCACCAACCCTGTTATCGAGCGGCACCCGAAGCTACAGCGGCAGAAGCGTATATTCCCCAAAGAGAAAG GTAAAAACTTCTTGCGGGCTGCGCAGATGAACATGAACTTTGCCACGTGGGGCCGCCTGATGATGAGCGTGTTACCACCGTGCAGCAGCACCATTACTGCTATGAGCCCCCCGCTGGCCGCCACTGACCTGCCCTCTCCACCACCACTCCAACAACCTGATCTTACTTCCCCTCCATCTGCAGAAAAAAACTCCACTTCCACCCCTCCTCCAACAGG AGACTCGGCAGTTGTCAAACTAAACTTCAGCGAGGAGCGACCTCCCAAACCCCCTCGTCTCTATCTGACAAAGGCAGAGAGCCCAGAGTCCATG AACTTAAAGGGCAACCAAGCTGAATGCAGAGGGAGAGCTGTGCTGCAACCCATTCCTAA GCAAACACACGAGCTGCAGATGGATGATTTCAGCTGTATCTCTGTCCTTGGCAGAGGCCACTTTGGAAAG gtgCTCCTAGCAGAGTATAAGAGCACAGGGAAGTTGTATGCCATAAAAGCCTTGAAGAAAGGCGATGTGGTGACACGTGATGAAGTTGACAG TCTAATGTGTGAGAAGAGGATTTTTGAGACCATCAATGCATCCAGGCACCCATTTCTTGTCAACCTTCACGGTTGCTTCCAGACATCTGACCACGTGTGCTTTGTTATGGAATACTCACCTGGAGGTGACCtgatgacacacatacactccagCATCTTCACTGAACGCCAGGCCCG ATTTTATGCTGCCTGTGTACTCCTGGGTCTCGAGTTTCTGCACCAGAACAAAATTGTTTATCG GGACCTGAAACTTGACAATCTGTTGATGGACGCTGACGGCTTTGTGAGAATAGCAGATTTTGGACTTTGCAAAGAAG GTATGGGACACGGTGACCGGACATCCACCTTTTGTGGAACTCCAGAGTTCTTGGCCCCTGAGGTTTTGACAGACAGCACATATACCCGCGCTGTGGACTGGTGGGGTCTCGGCGTACTCATCTACGAGATGCTAGTGGGAGAG tctcccTTCCCaggtgatgatgaggaggaagtGTTTGACAGCATAGTGAATGATGAAGTGCGTTACCCCAGGTTTCTCTCCCCCGAATCGGTCTCTATCGTTCAGAAG CTTCTGCAGAAAAACCCAGAAAAACGTCTCGGTGCTGGAGAGCAGGACGCTAACGAGGTGAAAAGACACAGGTTCTTTCAG GGAGTGGACTGGGAAGCCTTACTAGCCAAGCGAGTGAAGCCTCCGTTCCTGCCGAGCATCAAAGCTCTGAGTGACGTGAGCAACTTTGACGAGGAGTTCACGCGCCTAAAGCCCGTGCttacccctccacacacacccttcttCCTCACAGCCGAGCAGCAGGAGATATTTGCAGATTTCGACTTCTCTTCACTTCACTGA
- the pkn3 gene encoding serine/threonine-protein kinase N2 isoform X3 → MGRVKERGDAIQESKSPPKMTDELLNCLEKGRALWTDRKMLSTAQQMLQDSRTKIELLRMQIVKVTQAREGEREASETEARALSGRPSETISPLELRMEELRHHLRIEAAVAEGAKNVVRQLGGRRVQDRRALAEAQARLQESSQKLDLLRLSLERRLMELPPDHPKLADIKAELTMGTSPILGLQRDRQRSTPSASSSSFFKPASLTGRLEVRLMGCQDLLESVPGRSRVACASSSPSSPSEAKSLRMRTGLSTRSTNGKMAKSDEMSTEISAVLKVDNRMVGRTNWRPVGKEAWDQSFTIELERSRELEIGVSWRDWRALCAVKFLRLEDFLDNQRHGMCLYLEPQGTLFTEVRFTNPVIERHPKLQRQKRIFPKEKGKNFLRAAQMNMNFATWGRLMMSVLPPCSSTITAMSPPLAATDLPSPPPLQQPDLTSPPSAEKNSTSTPPPTGDSAVVKLNFSEERPPKPPRLYLTKAESPESMNLKGNQAECRGRAVLQPIPKQTHELQMDDFSCISVLGRGHFGKVLLAEYKSTGKLYAIKALKKGDVVTRDEVDSLMCEKRIFETINASRHPFLVNLHGCFQTSDHVCFVMEYSPGGDLMTHIHSSIFTERQARFYAACVLLGLEFLHQNKIVYRDLKLDNLLMDADGFVRIADFGLCKEGMGHGDRTSTFCGTPEFLAPEVLTDSTYTRAVDWWGLGVLIYEMLVGESPFPGDDEEEVFDSIVNDEVRYPRFLSPESVSIVQKLLQKNPEKRLGAGEQDANEVKRHRFFQGVDWEALLAKRVKPPFLPSIKALSDVSNFDEEFTRLKPVLTPPHTPFFLTAEQQEIFADFDFSSLH, encoded by the exons ATGGGGAGAGTGAAGGAAAGAGGAGATGCCATTCAGGAGTCTAAAAGTCCACCAAAGATGACTGATGAGCTGTTAAACTGCCTAGAAAAAGGGAGAGCGCTGTGGACG GACCGAAAGATGCTGTCCACAGCCCAGCAGATGCTGCAGGACAGTAGGACTAAAATTGAGCTGCTGCGCATGCAGATTGTTAAAGTGACTCAGGCCAGAGAGGGTGAGCGCGAGGCCTCCGAAACAGAAG CCCGTGCGCTCTCAGGTCGTCCTTCGGAGACCATCAGCCCCCTGGAGCTGAGAATGGAGGAGCTTCGGCACCATCTGAGGATCGAGGCTGCAGTAGCTGAAGGGGCCAAGAACGTGGTGAGGCAGCTCGGAGGTCGCAGAGTTCAAGACCGACGCGCCCTGGCTGAG GCTCAAGCTCGCCTGCAAGAGTCCTCTCAGAAGCTGGATCTTCTGCGTTTGTCTTTGGAGCGGAGGCTGATGGAGCTTCCTCCAGATCACCCCAAACTGGCTGACATTAAAGCGGAGCTGACCATGGGGACCTCACCTATCCTGGGGCTGCAGAGGGACCGTCAGCGCTCTACGCCATCTGCTTCCTCATCTTCGTTCTTCAAACCTGCAAGTCTTACag GTCGGCTGGAAGTCAGATTAATGGGCTGTCAGGATCTGTTGGAATCTGTGCCAGGCCGCTCTCGCGTGGCCTGTGCTTCCTCCTCCCCCAGCAGCCCCTCTGAAGCCAAGTCCCTAAGAATGAGGACTGGCCTGTCCACACGCAGCACCAATGGCAAGATGGCCAAAAGCGATGAAATGTCCA CGGAAATCAGCGCAGTGTTGAAGGTGGATAACCGGATGGTTGGTCGAACTAACTGGCGGCCTGTGGGCAAAGAAGCCTGGGACCAAAGCTTCACCATTGAACTGGAGAGG TCCCGGGAGCTGGAGATCGGTGTGTCTTGGCGGGATTGGAGAGCTTTGTGTGCTGTGAAGTTCCTGCGCTTGGAAGATTTTCTGGATAACCAGCGGCATGGCATGTGCCTTTATTTGGAACCACAAGGCACACTGTTCACCGAG GTGAGATTCACCAACCCTGTTATCGAGCGGCACCCGAAGCTACAGCGGCAGAAGCGTATATTCCCCAAAGAGAAAG GTAAAAACTTCTTGCGGGCTGCGCAGATGAACATGAACTTTGCCACGTGGGGCCGCCTGATGATGAGCGTGTTACCACCGTGCAGCAGCACCATTACTGCTATGAGCCCCCCGCTGGCCGCCACTGACCTGCCCTCTCCACCACCACTCCAACAACCTGATCTTACTTCCCCTCCATCTGCAGAAAAAAACTCCACTTCCACCCCTCCTCCAACAGG AGACTCGGCAGTTGTCAAACTAAACTTCAGCGAGGAGCGACCTCCCAAACCCCCTCGTCTCTATCTGACAAAGGCAGAGAGCCCAGAGTCCATG AACTTAAAGGGCAACCAAGCTGAATGCAGAGGGAGAGCTGTGCTGCAACCCATTCCTAA GCAAACACACGAGCTGCAGATGGATGATTTCAGCTGTATCTCTGTCCTTGGCAGAGGCCACTTTGGAAAG gtgCTCCTAGCAGAGTATAAGAGCACAGGGAAGTTGTATGCCATAAAAGCCTTGAAGAAAGGCGATGTGGTGACACGTGATGAAGTTGACAG TCTAATGTGTGAGAAGAGGATTTTTGAGACCATCAATGCATCCAGGCACCCATTTCTTGTCAACCTTCACGGTTGCTTCCAGACATCTGACCACGTGTGCTTTGTTATGGAATACTCACCTGGAGGTGACCtgatgacacacatacactccagCATCTTCACTGAACGCCAGGCCCG ATTTTATGCTGCCTGTGTACTCCTGGGTCTCGAGTTTCTGCACCAGAACAAAATTGTTTATCG GGACCTGAAACTTGACAATCTGTTGATGGACGCTGACGGCTTTGTGAGAATAGCAGATTTTGGACTTTGCAAAGAAG GTATGGGACACGGTGACCGGACATCCACCTTTTGTGGAACTCCAGAGTTCTTGGCCCCTGAGGTTTTGACAGACAGCACATATACCCGCGCTGTGGACTGGTGGGGTCTCGGCGTACTCATCTACGAGATGCTAGTGGGAGAG tctcccTTCCCaggtgatgatgaggaggaagtGTTTGACAGCATAGTGAATGATGAAGTGCGTTACCCCAGGTTTCTCTCCCCCGAATCGGTCTCTATCGTTCAGAAG CTTCTGCAGAAAAACCCAGAAAAACGTCTCGGTGCTGGAGAGCAGGACGCTAACGAGGTGAAAAGACACAGGTTCTTTCAG GGAGTGGACTGGGAAGCCTTACTAGCCAAGCGAGTGAAGCCTCCGTTCCTGCCGAGCATCAAAGCTCTGAGTGACGTGAGCAACTTTGACGAGGAGTTCACGCGCCTAAAGCCCGTGCttacccctccacacacacccttcttCCTCACAGCCGAGCAGCAGGAGATATTTGCAGATTTCGACTTCTCTTCACTTCACTGA